Proteins from a single region of Apium graveolens cultivar Ventura chromosome 7, ASM990537v1, whole genome shotgun sequence:
- the LOC141672838 gene encoding protein DOG1-like 1 has protein sequence MAHRQKDLPQACFEEYMDLQQHELSKIVSAQTLNLTNDNAQLKQLIDNILGGYGDYVEKRSSLAPQNALAYFAPTWCTTLEKSLMWIGGCLPSSYVRLVYALCGLDIESQLARFLDGDAPDFGELSSQQFLKIEELHKKTTVKEDKLSGLKASLQAEMSDSPIVEVLSKYKEPCELNGQVNIVLQKNQEDMACLLKEADALRLETLKEIISILTPLQGLQFFAHEKKLCLSIRNWGLQQDNANHASSSQNGYI, from the coding sequence ATGGCACACAGACAAAAAGACCTCCCCCAAGCCTGCTTTGAGGAATACATGGACCTGCAACAACATGAGCTCTCCAAAATTGTGAGTGCACAAACCCTGAACTTGACTAATGATAATGCGCAGTTGAAGCAACTCATCGATAACATTCTCGGGGGTTATGGAGATTATGTCGAAAAGAGAAGCTCGCTGGCTCCCCAAAATGCATTGGCCTATTTTGCACCCACTTGGTGCACCACCCTGGAGAAATCTTTGATGTGGATTGGCGGATGCTTGCCGTCTTCATATGTTCGTCTCGTTTATGCACTCTGTGGGCTAGACATCGAGTCACAACTTGCTCGGTTTCTTGACGGAGATGCACCAGATTTCGGGGAGCTTTCATCGCAACAGTTTCTGAAGATTGAAGAGTTACACAAGAAAACTACAGTAAAAGAAGATAAGCTGTCGGGTTTGAAAGCAAGCCTGCAAGCCGAAATGTCGGACAGTCCAATTGTGGAGGTTTTAAGCAAATACAAAGAGCCTTGCGAGCTAAATGGCCAAGTGAATATTGTCCTACAGAAGAATCAGGAGGATATGGCTTGTTTGTTGAAGGAAGCTGATGCATTGAGGCTTGAGACGCTCAAGGAGATCATAAGCATATTGACACCACTTCAAGGCCTGCAATTTTTTGCTCATGAAAAGAAGCTGTGCTTATCCATCCGAAATTGGGGGTTGCAGCAAGACAATGCCAACCACGCTAGCTCTTCGCAAAATGGATATATCTAA
- the LOC141673672 gene encoding uncharacterized protein LOC141673672 gives MHPSDGPLSISVTKLQGAADYRTWKRTFEIQLSAKRKYGFFDGSVIRSATDAVEASQWDTCNNMVISWIHNNVSDNIKSSVLFINNASDIWKQLEKRFSLTNGSRKYKLNRDLFNSKQNGMKVSEYFTSLSSLWEEIDSMNVLPTVTAMTPEINKLFSAVEVMKQVSKLFQFLNGLDEAYGAQRSQLLMMAPLPTVEVACAAVLQEESQKEVLSHVGIGDNDMIAMYSRGSKDKVPICSSCGRKGYPTDKCWEVTGNYPKWHSKHKLNLNQRSNVGKWSGNKGESSRMANNVLTIHNSHVSTTGTTFEVDS, from the coding sequence ATGCATCCCTCTGATGGTCCACTATCAATAAGTGTGACAAAGTTGCAAGGAGCTGCAGATTACAGGACCTGGAAGAGAACCTTTGAGATCCAGCTATCAGCAAAGAGAAAATATGGGTTTTTTGATGGATCAGTCATAAGGAGTGCCACAGATGCTGTAGAAGCAAGCCAATGGGACACATGTAATAATATGGTAATTTCTTGGATCCACAATAACGtatctgataacattaaatcttCAGTCTTGTTTATTAATAATGCTAGTGACATATGGAAGCAACTTGAAAAAAGATTTTCTTTAACAAATGGATCAAGAAAGTACAAGTTGAATAGAGATCTTTTTAATTCTAAACAAAATGGGATGAAAGTAAGCGAGTATTTCACCAGCTTGAGTAGTTTATGGGAAGAAATAGACTCAATGAACGTACTACCAACTGTAACTGCTATGACACCAGAGATTAACAAGTTGTTTAGTGCCGTTGAGGTCATGAAACAAGTATCGAAATTGTTTCAATTTTTGAATGGGTTAGATGAGGCGTATGGGGCGCAGAGAAGTCAACTGTTGATGATGGCCCCATTACCTACAGTTGAAGTGGCATGTGCAGCAGTGTTACAAGAAGAGTCTCAAAAGGAGGTTTTATCACATGTTGGGATTGGTGATAATGATATGATAGCCATGTACAGCAGGGGTAGTAAAGATAAGGTTCCGATATGTTCTTCATGTGGTAGAAAAGGGTACCCAACTGACAAGTGTTGGGAAGTCACAGGAAACTACCCAAAATGGCATTCCAAACACAAACTGAATCTGAATCAAAGATCAAATGTTGGGAAGTGGTCAGGAAACAAAGGAGAAAGCTCAAGAATGGCAAATAATGTTTTAACAATCCATAACAGTCACGTCTCGACAACTGGAACAACTTTTGAAGTTGATTCATAA